From Pelagicoccus sp. SDUM812003, a single genomic window includes:
- a CDS encoding sugar phosphate isomerase/epimerase produces MKRIGARAHDFGTCSAQELAERLKKRGLCCAQLALNKAIAGLALKPGDLNPGLAWEVGEAFRANGVQIAVLGCYINPVNPDDAQRGELLRFFKDHLRFVGDMGGSLVGLETGTPNVDYAPDPNTGSEQTFQALVRSIAELVETAEAVGAKVAVEAVTHHTISTPERMKRLIDEIRSPAMVVIHDPVNLINAENYQDEARMIEEPFQLYGDRIAIIHAKDYSVEGGEYRQLATGLGQLDYGRLCGLIAKDKPGISVLLEDSGPDTIEGCLAHIDKFWPA; encoded by the coding sequence ATGAAACGAATCGGAGCGCGCGCGCACGACTTTGGAACCTGCTCGGCTCAGGAACTGGCTGAGCGACTGAAAAAACGGGGACTTTGCTGCGCCCAGCTGGCTCTGAACAAGGCCATCGCGGGCTTGGCTCTCAAGCCCGGCGACCTCAATCCGGGGCTGGCCTGGGAGGTCGGTGAGGCGTTTCGAGCGAACGGCGTGCAGATCGCGGTGCTTGGCTGCTACATCAACCCCGTGAATCCCGACGACGCTCAGCGCGGGGAGCTGCTGCGGTTTTTCAAGGACCACCTGCGCTTCGTGGGCGACATGGGCGGTAGCTTGGTCGGGCTGGAAACCGGCACCCCAAACGTCGACTACGCTCCGGATCCAAACACCGGCAGCGAGCAAACGTTTCAGGCGCTCGTGCGCAGCATCGCGGAGCTGGTGGAGACCGCGGAGGCGGTCGGCGCCAAGGTGGCAGTGGAAGCGGTGACGCACCACACCATATCCACTCCGGAAAGGATGAAGCGACTGATCGACGAGATCCGTTCGCCCGCCATGGTGGTGATCCATGATCCGGTGAACCTTATCAACGCCGAGAACTATCAGGACGAGGCCCGCATGATCGAGGAGCCGTTTCAGCTTTATGGCGATCGCATCGCCATCATCCATGCCAAGGATTATTCAGTCGAAGGCGGCGAGTATCGTCAGCTCGCCACCGGTCTCGGTCAGCTTGACTACGGACGCCTTTGCGGCCTGATCGCCAAGGACAAGCCGGGCATCAGCGTGCTGCTGGAGGACTCGGGACCCGATACCATCGAAGGCTGCCTCGCCCACATCGACAAGTTCTGGCCCGCCTAA
- a CDS encoding IclR family transcriptional regulator has translation MSEYTIPNLKNACKVLQMIADSQQPLTMSHIADTLSLPRSTVFRILTTLCEQGWLFREEKSYRLGGALIGLGRKAINSSTINQLARPFLKEVTELTGETSQLAMLSGKRTVILEVEDSPHPLAAHSRPGTEADIHCSASGKVLMAFGSESDTQKVLGSLSFERHTGKTITDRSAFESELERIRSAGYAIDEQEYHEGIRCIAVPVFENAQSASYSIGITASTHRFTRRKIKGFAKILQDAATQLGSHIA, from the coding sequence ATGTCCGAATACACCATTCCCAACCTCAAGAACGCCTGCAAGGTACTGCAGATGATCGCGGACTCCCAGCAGCCGCTGACCATGTCGCACATCGCGGATACGCTTTCCCTGCCACGCAGCACCGTGTTTCGGATCCTCACCACGCTTTGCGAGCAAGGGTGGCTCTTTCGCGAAGAAAAGTCCTATCGTCTGGGAGGCGCTCTGATCGGGCTCGGACGAAAGGCCATCAATTCGTCGACCATCAATCAGCTCGCCCGCCCCTTTCTCAAGGAGGTCACCGAACTCACTGGAGAGACTTCGCAACTGGCCATGCTCAGCGGCAAGCGAACTGTGATCCTCGAGGTAGAGGACAGCCCTCACCCGCTGGCGGCCCATTCGCGGCCCGGTACGGAGGCCGACATCCACTGCTCGGCCTCCGGCAAGGTTCTCATGGCCTTTGGCAGCGAATCCGATACGCAAAAGGTGCTGGGGTCGCTCAGCTTCGAGCGTCACACCGGTAAAACAATCACCGATCGCAGCGCCTTCGAGAGCGAGCTGGAACGTATCCGCTCGGCTGGATACGCCATCGATGAGCAGGAATATCACGAAGGCATTCGCTGCATCGCGGTTCCGGTTTTCGAAAACGCTCAATCCGCCTCCTACTCCATCGGCATCACCGCCTCGACGCACCGCTTCACGCGAAGGAAGATCAAGGGCTTCGCTAAGATCCTTCAGGATGCCGCCACTCAGCTAGGGTCTCACATCGCCTGA